A window of Watersipora subatra chromosome 10, tzWatSuba1.1, whole genome shotgun sequence genomic DNA:
TGCATTTACATCGCTCTCATGTCGGCTGTTGATGTATAGAATATATTTTCAATTATACAAAAAGACAAATTTTATGATAATGACTGAATAACAGGTGAGACAGGTTAGACTGGTGACGACGGTTAGACAGATTACACAGGTGACCAGGGTTAGACAGGTGACCAGGGTTAAACAAGTGACCAGGGTTAAACAGGTGACCAGGGTTAGACAGGTTAGACAGGTGACCAGGGTTAAACAGGTGACGAGGGTTAGACGTAAGACAAGGTAGTAGTTTGAATCTCTCATCATTCATCTGCCATAGTCGGGTGAAAGACACAGCTAAGAGTAGCATAAGTGTACGGGTGGTGTGATGCACAGCCTTACTGGCGACCCCCGGCAAATGTGTTGATCCCTGCAACATACAATCGATGTGCTTTAGAAATTGTAGGCTAATGGTATGACGGAACAATAAGGAACAGGTCTGGTAAGTCGAAATGAAAGTCTTAAAGGCTGACCACAAAATCGCAATGTTTTTTGGCACTCCGCATGTAGTGTCAGTTTTATACTTTCAGAGGTCAGGGTTATAAGAGAATATTTTATACAAAGTCATAGCGTACTTTCAGATAAAGAGTGTTAAAACAAAGGAGACAACTTACTGTCGAGGGATACAACAGCCTGATCTCTTCCTCTGTTGTTCGTGGCGCTACACACATAATATATCATATCTCCCGGTTCAACAGTGGTGATATCAAGGGAAGTGAACAGGGCATCTATGGTGCTCAGTCGACCTACATTCATAATCTAAAAACCAAATGATATTTAATAAGCAGCGATAATAATAACAGAGCTAGACAGCTAGCGTGTTGAGAGAGAATGTATCTTTATGTTAATACTAGCTGAATACCCGGCGGTGGATGGTTAATAGattaattacccaatgaatttgagtaacttatgttagtttaaatctttacaataataagagtcgtgtctgaAGACAGGTTAATAATTGTTACGTTACAAGTGATCTCTAACGCATCTAGTAGCTAATAGTAACCAACAAGATTTTCTTAAGTGCTCAAGTGTCTTACTTTAATCGATGTAATGAATACGACCACAATTATTCCTTGGTATGACAATGTAGTTGCTTGTCCTAGTGGGTTAGTTCGATTGACTCTGCAGGTTCTGaattcaaatccagtgcaaacCTGATTTttgttcttaaaactttatcgttATAACTGTACACACAAACATCCAACAGACAAACACCGAGATTTATGTAGATTGAATACAACGGGCTTGCCATGGAACGAATCTCTGACAGGTAACGGTTACACTCCCATTCCAACAAGTGGTAATATACCATTTGCAATGATGATTTCGTCGAATACAAACTCTAGAGCATTTGGAATGATCTTGTACGTTGCTACGTACACAAGGGCATAGCTTACAAACAGCAGTTCATAGCGAATTGAGAGTTAACTCTGCGATTGACTCTTAATAATCCTAACCACAGCTACTGCCATAGAAGTAAAACCTAATTATTCCAAAACACATAATTCTCAATCAACAGATAGATTGTGACCCAAGGCTTGAACGGCTCATAGATGCTGCATTTCAGCTTCAACCAAAGAATAACCTAACCTTCTGCTCAATGCTGTACTTGCTGTCTGTCCGTATAACCTGAGCATTTGCAAAGAATGTGTCATCAAATTCTAAATCTCCTCTTTCATAGCGTTCTCCATCCTCAGTTGTCATCCCATACCAAGTCAGGTCAGGTCGAGGGTGCCCTGTATACAACAGTTTAAACAATTTAGGGCTTTTAATAAAGTTAAAAGGAAAACATATTTCAGCTTCATCTAaacttgaaaaatattaaatttgtgAAAAGAACGAGTTCGGTCAGCTAGagagataccgtaaaacctctaattgaacaccacctttatttgaccgccacctcatTTTGACCGTCACTTTgacctttatgaacccataatagcaagtgatcagcagaaaattgtccacaaaatcaAACTAACAATGATGCGATCACATCAATGACAATTAATtatttcgttgtttctgttcgcATCGAAGTCCGTTTTCTAACCCAGAAGACTTTTGGTTTTTACGTTAAAACTAtgaaagcaacactatagaGATAAGTAcaaactgtatcaggctaatagtagtacCTTGTTTAAAGCTGTCTTAGTACTTCGACCTATGCGacaaacggtttacatttacgatggtatatgagcgactagttttaggctagaAGTTGTGCTTAGTACCCACAGGGAcgaaaagtttatcattatttgtgcgaAATTTAACGCGTTAAAGTTTTACTGCGCTAAAAAAGTTGTCGCTaagatgaaatatatatatatatataaaatatatatatatatatatatatatatgaaatagctcagcagtgcagaagaatagTTGAAGTCTTCAGTAGACATTGTGGAGGGTATTAAACAACCAGAAGAAGATAAAATCGTTTcaaatgaaagcaacaatcagaacacaagtGGCCGAGCAAAGgatgcaaattttttttcaaaaatgttaatatttgcTTCTGCTTGTATTGTAATAAGATGGTTTGTATATGTCACTTGTTCTGGAATatacatttgtagcatttgataaattattattatgtaacttGAAAGAATTGCAGATTTATATCATagtatttgatagcatccttgcggctatcttaactcGACTTgcaacgctcataactcctcttctcctacacataaaaagccagttttggctgcagaatgtagcaaacatatcaatgagtgcaatgagcttaaaatatagttatgaaataaaaaaacgcttttgaattgaaataaaaatcGACCATGCCaataaattgcaaagcagggcacaggctataatatcattgcaggtcaattgcaagcaatacatATCAAATGGTAGAGATATCTCTCAGATTCCCAATGCATAGTTATTTAGAGACCACAAAAAGTTGGAGGTAAATAAGCTGACTTATTGCATCCAGAAGGGTTCAGGTCGTTCAGGGTTAGCGTCGCTCCacctgaaggagagtgcaaaatataggcaacattcgcttcgcccataaaagggttaaatttatttttccggaattctgacgagctatttgaaaaatacaacaccagcctacatttgaacgccacctctatttgaccgccacctctatttgaacgccacctctatttgaccgccactataggggaaTGGTTGAAAAAAGCGGTATGGTGTTTAATTAGAATTAAATTCCAATAAGTTTTTTATAGTATTTCCCATGAGGAGACAATCAAAAAAGACAAGAAGCAAGTATTAAACTTCAAACATGCTCACCCTGTACCCGACACCAAATCATCACCCTCGTGTTTTCCCCGGTGTCTGAGCCATAAGTTGGTTCAAAAACAGTCACAATAGGTTTGTACTGGACAGAGAGTCGTGACAAGAACTCATCAGGTGGCTGAATATTGTTATCAGCGCTGCATCTGTAGTACCCTGTGTCCGTCCTGCTCACATTGTATATGATTAGGTTCTGCGACTGTTAAACCAACAAGTCGTCAGCCAACAATTACATTGTACAATGTAATTGTAGTACATGGTAGTAGCCAAAGTACATCATACTAGCTCTAACCTACATATCATGTCAGGGAGTCATCAGAACTAAAAGAGGCTGTTCAGGGAGTCATCAGAACTAAGATAGGCTGTTCAACGAGTCATCTACTAGAACTAAGAGAGGCTATTCAGGGAGTCATCTACTAGAAATAAGAGAGGCTGTTCAGGGAGTCATCTGCTAGAACTAAGAGAGGCTGTCCAGGGAGTCATCTACTAGAACTAAGAGAGGCTGTTCAGGGAGTCATCTACTAGAACTAAAAGAGGCTGCTCAACGAGTCATCTACTAGAACTAAGAGAGGCTGTTCAGGGAGTCATCTACGAGAATTAAGAGAGGCTGTTCAGGGAGTCATCTACTAGAACTAAAAGAGGCTGTCCAGGGAGTCATCTACTAGAACTAAGAAAGGCTGTTCAAGGAGTCATCTGCTAGAACTGAGAGGCTGTTCAGGGAGTCATCTACTATAACTAGGAGAGGCTGATATATAATTGAGACTCCTTAAGAACAAATTCTTTACAAGCTTGTAATGAAACTAGTTCTGTGTACTAACTGTTTCCGTGTCAGAGAGTTGAACCCTGGACTGAACAGCTCTTTTAGATGGAAGAGGTGCACCATTTGCCCGACTCCATGTTACGTTTGGACCAGGGTTGCCTTGCGATATACAAGGAAATATTACCGTTCCGCCGAGGAGAACATCGATTGACACACAAGATGCAGCAGTCTTTATCTACAGTAGTAATGATTCATGTTGATATTCCaacatttttttactaaaataacaTTAAGTCTTATTTACTAGTCTGTGTGTGCTAGTCTATAAACCTATATAAATCGCAGTGATTGTCATTCATCTGTCCACTTATAGCGATACAGtgacaaaaatccacttcacaGAGGATTCGAACACAGAACCTCCAGGTATAAAGACCAGTGAGCTAATCCACTACACTACATTGTCCTTACCATTCCATGGTAAAGACAATGCTACTACACTACAGTTTCCTTACCATACCATGGTGAGGACAATAAAGACAGGGCCTTCCCTACTAATAAAGACTAGCTTAATTTACTAGATTACCAGACAAGTTGCTCATATACaaactgtgtactagtctatcatatttactacagTATAAAGGATGGAAAAGTGAGAGATAGCCAACCTTTGGAGGAGACAGCACAGTGAGCTTCACTCTCATTGTGTCAACAGGAAGTTGCTCATTCGGCAGCCGTACACGACACTCATACCAACCGCTGTCATGAAAGGTGGCAAGATTCACCGTCAGGGAGTAGAGTATATTTGAGCCTAACCAATATCATGAATTCAATGCAGTCAGCATTTGCACACGGAAGTTCACATAACATAGAAATTAACTATATACAAGCACTCACAAGTATCCTGCGGTGAAATGAGAAAACAACTACTATCTTATTAATGGCTGTCATTGTAATATGAAAAGACAACTACTACCATACTAATGGATGTCATTGTAatatgagaagacaactactactATACTAATGGACTTCCTTGTAatatgagaagacaactactacCATACTAATGGCTGTCATTGTAATAAATTCAACAAACAATTGGAAGGTAAAAtagttttgataaaaatatacaaCCAGAAGACTTTACAACCTTCCAGCTGTTTAATCACTACATGCATGATGGGCATGTAATGAATCATATAAGTCACTACATGCATGATGGGTATGTAACGAATCATATAAGTCACTACATATATGATGGGTATGTAGCGGAATCATATAAGCTCCAAGAATGACTTTCTACAGGTAGTGAACATGAGGAATTACTCAACCACAATCCCACATGAACAGTTATTACGCGTAAAGGTTTATAACAACCACCATGGCGCAACAAATTGAATTATATTGGTCAAAAAGAAAGGGTTGCCTAACAATGATCATATCCAACCCCATGAAattattaaaggttgatttgcaacaaaattcacattacagttatttggtatcaaaagattcgccatgtcttactctgttgtgttgtaagcgccaaatatgtggaaatgtgattaccagctcttaaaagctcaaaaaatgaaaagcggccgtagattggaatctctttatttcgatgacgtaaccacgaaatttggttatcgtct
This region includes:
- the LOC137405919 gene encoding opioid-binding protein/cell adhesion molecule homolog isoform X1, giving the protein MLRSWTVMLLLSAYLKGVNSQSSGLIVRQPEEVVVSSGAAGVLNCTVSTTDRDVQEQASVEWVFLNATGGAPKTISSDCSIKEEHNTIEGKEKYVIGCFELTSSNILYSLTVNLATFHDSGWYECRVRLPNEQLPVDTMRVKLTVLSPPKIKTAASCVSIDVLLGGTVIFPCISQGNPGPNVTWSRANGAPLPSKRAVQSRVQLSDTETSQNLIIYNVSRTDTGYYRCSADNNIQPPDEFLSRLSVQYKPIVTVFEPTYGSDTGENTRVMIWCRVQGHPRPDLTWYGMTTEDGERYERGDLEFDDTFFANAQVIRTDSKYSIEQKIMNVGRLSTIDALFTSLDITTVEPGDMIYYVCSATNNRGRDQAVVSLDRINTFAGGRQ
- the LOC137405919 gene encoding opioid-binding protein/cell adhesion molecule homolog isoform X2; protein product: MLRSWTVMLLLSAYLKGVNSQSSGLIVRQPEEVVVSSGAAGVLNCTVSTTDRDVQEQASVEWVFLNATGGAPKTISSDCSIKEEHNTIEGSNILYSLTVNLATFHDSGWYECRVRLPNEQLPVDTMRVKLTVLSPPKIKTAASCVSIDVLLGGTVIFPCISQGNPGPNVTWSRANGAPLPSKRAVQSRVQLSDTETSQNLIIYNVSRTDTGYYRCSADNNIQPPDEFLSRLSVQYKPIVTVFEPTYGSDTGENTRVMIWCRVQGHPRPDLTWYGMTTEDGERYERGDLEFDDTFFANAQVIRTDSKYSIEQKIMNVGRLSTIDALFTSLDITTVEPGDMIYYVCSATNNRGRDQAVVSLDRINTFAGGRQ